The Ranitomeya imitator isolate aRanImi1 chromosome 6, aRanImi1.pri, whole genome shotgun sequence genome window below encodes:
- the CCK gene encoding cholecystokinin isoform X1, producing MYRGICICVLLAVLSASSTGQQTVGSMNEDLGTREIEQQNPLHHPRHIRASSGQLKSFQRFDGNGDQKANFGAMLAKYLQTRKAGPSSGRYAVLPSRPIIDPTHRINDRDYMGWMDFGRRSAEEYEYSS from the exons ATGTACAGAGGAATATGCATCTGTGTACTACTTGCCGTGCTGTCCGCAAGCTCAACAGGACAGCAAACTGTGGGCTCTATGAATGAGGATCTAGGGACCCGTGAAATAGAACAGCAGAACCCATTACATCACCCAAGACATATCCGTGCCTCATCTGGCCAGTTAAAAAGCTTCCAACGTTTTGATGGAAATGGAGACCAAAAGGCTAACTTTGGGGCAATGTTGGCCAAATATCTCCAGACCAGGAAAG cAGGACCTTCTTCTGGACGCTATGCAGTTTTGCCAAGCAGACCCATCATTGACCCAACCCATCGGATAAATGACAGAGATTACATGGGCTGGATGGATTTCGGCCGCCGCAGTGCTGAAGAATATGAATACTCTTCTTAA
- the CCK gene encoding cholecystokinin isoform X2, protein MYRGICICVLLAVLSASSTGQQTVGSMNEDLGTREIEQQNPLHHPRHIRASSGQLKSFQRFDGNGDQKANFGAMLAKYLQTRKGPSSGRYAVLPSRPIIDPTHRINDRDYMGWMDFGRRSAEEYEYSS, encoded by the exons ATGTACAGAGGAATATGCATCTGTGTACTACTTGCCGTGCTGTCCGCAAGCTCAACAGGACAGCAAACTGTGGGCTCTATGAATGAGGATCTAGGGACCCGTGAAATAGAACAGCAGAACCCATTACATCACCCAAGACATATCCGTGCCTCATCTGGCCAGTTAAAAAGCTTCCAACGTTTTGATGGAAATGGAGACCAAAAGGCTAACTTTGGGGCAATGTTGGCCAAATATCTCCAGACCAGGAAAG GACCTTCTTCTGGACGCTATGCAGTTTTGCCAAGCAGACCCATCATTGACCCAACCCATCGGATAAATGACAGAGATTACATGGGCTGGATGGATTTCGGCCGCCGCAGTGCTGAAGAATATGAATACTCTTCTTAA